Proteins co-encoded in one Streptomyces sp. SLBN-31 genomic window:
- a CDS encoding LacI family DNA-binding transcriptional regulator: protein MGERQRPTIKTVAARAGVGRTTVSRVINGSELVSDKAKAAVLAAIAELNYVPNSVARGLVTSKTNSVALVIPESESRLGSEPYFSAVIRGVSTVLTETRTQLQLMLVRDQGERDQLTASVAERRVDGVLLVSVHERDPLPGMLEEMGLPTVLAGRRGRQEPLSHVHSDNEGGAAAAVRHLLDQGRSKVATITGPLDMDVARSRLQGWREALEKAGLPAGPELVARGDFTEEGGRAAMRSLLEQLPDLDAVFAASDVMAVGALLELRRSGRRVPDDVAVVGFDDSILARHSNPPLTSVSQPVEKIGSTIARLLLEEIDDPRTPRRHVVLPTRLVVRESSGGPSAD from the coding sequence ATGGGGGAGAGGCAGCGGCCGACGATCAAGACCGTCGCCGCGCGCGCCGGTGTCGGGCGGACCACGGTTTCACGAGTCATCAACGGCTCGGAACTCGTCAGCGACAAGGCGAAGGCCGCCGTCCTGGCCGCCATCGCCGAACTGAACTACGTCCCGAACTCTGTGGCCCGCGGACTGGTCACCAGCAAGACCAACTCCGTGGCCCTGGTCATCCCGGAGTCCGAGAGCCGGCTCGGCTCGGAACCGTACTTCTCGGCCGTCATCCGCGGGGTCAGCACGGTCCTCACCGAGACCCGCACCCAGCTCCAGCTCATGCTGGTCCGCGACCAGGGCGAGCGCGACCAGCTCACCGCGTCGGTGGCGGAGCGGCGGGTCGACGGCGTGCTCCTCGTCTCCGTCCACGAGCGCGATCCGCTGCCGGGCATGCTGGAGGAGATGGGCCTGCCCACCGTGCTCGCCGGCCGGCGTGGCCGGCAGGAGCCGCTGAGCCACGTCCACTCGGACAACGAGGGCGGGGCCGCGGCAGCGGTACGGCACCTGCTGGACCAGGGACGCTCCAAGGTCGCCACCATCACCGGGCCGCTCGACATGGACGTGGCCCGCAGCAGGCTCCAGGGATGGCGGGAGGCGCTGGAGAAGGCGGGCCTGCCGGCCGGTCCGGAGCTGGTCGCCAGGGGCGACTTCACCGAGGAGGGCGGTCGAGCCGCCATGCGTTCACTTCTCGAACAACTCCCGGACCTGGACGCCGTGTTCGCCGCCTCCGACGTCATGGCGGTCGGCGCGCTGCTGGAGCTGCGCCGGTCGGGGCGCCGTGTCCCCGACGACGTGGCCGTGGTCGGTTTCGACGACTCGATCCTCGCCCGGCACAGCAATCCACCGCTGACCAGCGTCAGCCAGCCCGTCGAGAAGATCGGCAGCACCATCGCGCGGCTGCTCCTGGAGGAGATCGACGATCCGCGAACCCCGCGCCGGCACGTCGTCCTGCCGACCCGGTTGGTCGTACGCGAGTCGTCCGGGGGGCCGTCCGCCGACTGA
- a CDS encoding extracellular solute-binding protein: protein MSSTRTKLRTRIAAAISAATVLGLVAGCGSGGGSGTGGGHKDGKTVITMGLFGVMGFKETGLLEKYMKLHPDVVIKADVAGDEQTYYTALQTHLAAGSGLKDIQGIEVGRAKELVDTQKDKFADLADVPGTDHFLPWKLSQVTAPDKKVIGLGTDIGPMAVCYRKDFFEKAGLPTDRDEVAQLWAGDWSKYVSVGKRFKANLKGSKAAFMDSSSGLFNAMIYGNSEQFYDKSGKLIYAKNPVVKDAWKLASQAATSGLTAKLRQFQPGWDPGLANSTFATTVCPAWMLAHISEKAGPANKGKWDVAKAPKGANWGGSFLGVMDNSPVKKEAKELVAWLTAPEQQSYLFEKIGNFPSSETALKSPAVTGAKSDYFSGAPIGKIFGEAATEIPDEQVLGRKDGTIKDIFSQGLTLIESQNKSPDAAWKTTDERIKKATG, encoded by the coding sequence ATGAGCAGCACCCGCACGAAGTTGCGTACAAGAATCGCGGCCGCGATATCGGCCGCGACTGTCCTCGGGCTGGTCGCGGGTTGCGGTTCGGGCGGTGGCTCCGGGACCGGCGGGGGCCACAAGGACGGCAAGACCGTGATCACCATGGGGCTCTTCGGCGTCATGGGCTTCAAGGAGACCGGCCTGCTGGAGAAGTACATGAAGCTGCACCCCGACGTCGTCATCAAGGCGGACGTCGCCGGCGACGAGCAGACGTACTACACCGCTCTGCAGACCCATCTCGCCGCGGGCAGTGGCCTGAAGGACATCCAGGGCATCGAGGTGGGCCGCGCCAAGGAGCTGGTCGACACGCAGAAGGACAAGTTCGCCGACCTCGCGGACGTCCCCGGCACGGACCACTTCCTGCCCTGGAAGCTCAGCCAGGTCACCGCCCCCGACAAGAAGGTCATCGGGCTCGGCACGGACATCGGCCCGATGGCGGTCTGCTACCGCAAGGACTTCTTCGAGAAGGCCGGGCTGCCCACCGACCGGGACGAGGTGGCTCAGCTGTGGGCGGGCGACTGGTCGAAGTACGTCAGCGTGGGCAAGCGCTTCAAGGCCAACCTCAAGGGCTCCAAGGCCGCCTTCATGGACAGCTCCAGCGGCCTGTTCAACGCCATGATCTACGGCAACTCCGAGCAGTTCTACGACAAGAGCGGCAAGCTGATCTACGCCAAGAACCCGGTCGTCAAGGACGCCTGGAAGCTGGCCTCGCAGGCCGCGACCTCGGGACTCACCGCGAAGCTCCGGCAGTTCCAGCCGGGCTGGGATCCCGGTCTGGCGAACAGCACCTTCGCCACCACGGTCTGTCCCGCGTGGATGCTCGCCCACATCAGCGAGAAGGCCGGGCCCGCGAACAAGGGCAAGTGGGACGTCGCCAAGGCGCCCAAGGGCGCGAACTGGGGCGGGTCCTTCCTCGGGGTCATGGACAACAGCCCCGTCAAGAAGGAGGCGAAGGAGCTCGTCGCCTGGCTCACGGCTCCCGAGCAGCAGTCCTACCTCTTCGAGAAGATCGGCAACTTCCCGTCGTCCGAGACGGCTCTGAAGTCGCCCGCGGTGACCGGGGCGAAGTCGGACTACTTCAGCGGCGCTCCCATCGGCAAGATCTTCGGTGAGGCCGCCACGGAGATCCCCGACGAGCAGGTGCTCGGCCGCAAGGACGGCACGATCAAGGACATCTTCTCGCAGGGGCTGACGCTGATCGAGTCGCAGAACAAGAGCCCCGACGCCGCCTGGAAGACCACGGACGAGCGCATCAAGAAGGCCACCGGCTGA
- a CDS encoding carbohydrate ABC transporter permease gives MATSTPISQGGAPGTAPPPAKRAREDRQGLRNLLHRLDLRGAPYAFVAPFFVVFAAFSFYPLVYTAWISLHHVELSSLNLMEWVGFDNYTALWNDDRFWNALANTFTIGVISTVPQLLMALGLAHLLNYRMRGSTFFRVASLTPYATSVGAAALVFTMLFERDFGMINWMLSLVGVDHIDFENNKWAAQIAISTIVIWRWTGYNALLYLAAMQAVPRDRYEAAAIDGASRWQQFLKVTVPGIRATIVFTIVLSTIGATQLFGEPLIFGQGPNGITGGADNQYQTLGLLLYEEGWKNYQMGRAATVAWAMFLLLILVFVVQRVLKRALARRS, from the coding sequence GTGGCCACCTCCACCCCGATCAGCCAGGGTGGTGCTCCAGGCACCGCTCCCCCGCCCGCCAAGCGCGCACGCGAAGACCGTCAGGGCCTGCGCAACCTGCTGCACCGTCTCGACCTGCGGGGAGCGCCGTACGCGTTCGTCGCCCCGTTCTTCGTGGTCTTCGCGGCCTTCAGCTTCTACCCGCTCGTCTACACGGCCTGGATCTCGCTCCACCACGTCGAACTGTCGTCGCTGAACCTGATGGAGTGGGTCGGCTTCGACAACTACACGGCCCTGTGGAACGACGACCGCTTCTGGAACGCGCTGGCCAACACCTTCACCATCGGCGTGATCTCCACGGTCCCGCAGCTGCTGATGGCCCTGGGCCTGGCGCACCTGCTCAACTACCGGATGCGTGGGTCGACGTTCTTCCGTGTCGCCTCCCTGACGCCGTACGCCACCTCGGTCGGTGCGGCCGCCCTGGTGTTCACGATGCTCTTCGAGCGGGACTTCGGCATGATCAACTGGATGCTGAGCCTGGTCGGGGTGGACCACATCGACTTCGAGAACAACAAGTGGGCGGCCCAGATCGCGATCTCCACCATCGTCATCTGGCGCTGGACCGGCTACAACGCCCTGCTCTACCTCGCGGCGATGCAGGCCGTCCCGCGCGACCGCTACGAGGCCGCGGCCATCGACGGTGCCTCCCGCTGGCAGCAGTTCCTCAAGGTCACGGTGCCGGGCATCCGGGCCACCATCGTCTTCACCATCGTGCTGTCCACGATCGGTGCCACCCAGCTCTTCGGAGAGCCGCTGATCTTCGGGCAGGGTCCCAACGGCATCACCGGCGGCGCCGACAACCAGTACCAGACGCTGGGCCTGCTGCTGTACGAGGAGGGCTGGAAGAACTACCAGATGGGCCGCGCCGCCACCGTCGCCTGGGCGATGTTCCTGCTGCTCATCCTCGTCTTCGTCGTCCAGCGAGTCCTCAAGCGCGCGCTGGCGCGCAGGTCCTGA
- a CDS encoding carbohydrate ABC transporter permease, protein MTTDSLPVRTADPRPRTGTPEGSTRRRRTRLWLRPRAGRQHHAGPLAYVLLGFAALVSLFPLYWTMVAASSDNTRVTQSPPPFLPGPHLLENLGKAWRDAALGKAMVNSLIVAGVIALSTVLFATLAGFAFAKLRFKGRNALLMLVIGTMMVPPQLGVVPLFMMMTDLGWGQQLPAVIFPTLVSAVGVFFMRQYLAEALPDELVEAGRVDGAHSLRIFWSIVLPVARPAMAVLFMITFVHAWNDFFWPFIVLDMTNPTVPVALTQLSAGYVRDQSLIMAGALLGTLPLLALFVVFGRQIVGGIMQGAVKG, encoded by the coding sequence ATGACCACTGACAGTCTCCCGGTCCGGACGGCGGACCCGCGGCCCCGCACCGGCACCCCTGAAGGGTCCACCCGCCGCCGCCGGACGCGCCTTTGGCTGCGCCCGCGCGCCGGACGCCAGCACCACGCCGGCCCCCTGGCCTACGTACTGCTCGGCTTCGCCGCTCTGGTGTCGCTCTTCCCGCTGTACTGGACGATGGTGGCCGCCTCCAGCGACAACACCCGTGTGACGCAGAGCCCGCCGCCCTTCCTGCCCGGCCCGCACCTGCTGGAGAACCTGGGCAAGGCCTGGCGCGACGCGGCGCTGGGCAAGGCCATGGTCAACAGCCTGATCGTGGCCGGGGTGATCGCGCTGTCCACGGTGCTGTTCGCCACCCTGGCCGGGTTCGCCTTCGCCAAGCTGCGCTTCAAGGGCCGCAACGCACTGCTGATGCTGGTCATCGGGACGATGATGGTGCCGCCCCAGCTGGGCGTGGTGCCCCTGTTCATGATGATGACGGACCTCGGCTGGGGGCAGCAGCTGCCCGCCGTCATCTTCCCCACTCTGGTGAGCGCCGTCGGCGTGTTCTTCATGCGGCAGTACCTCGCCGAGGCCCTTCCCGACGAACTGGTCGAGGCGGGCCGGGTGGACGGCGCGCACTCTCTGCGCATCTTCTGGAGCATCGTGCTGCCCGTCGCGCGCCCGGCCATGGCGGTGCTGTTCATGATCACGTTCGTGCACGCCTGGAACGACTTCTTCTGGCCGTTCATCGTGCTCGACATGACCAACCCGACGGTTCCCGTCGCCCTCACCCAGCTCAGCGCGGGCTATGTGCGCGACCAGTCGCTGATCATGGCCGGCGCCCTGCTGGGCACGCTGCCGCTGCTCGCCCTCTTCGTCGTCTTCGGCCGCCAGATCGTCGGCGGCATCATGCAGGGCGCGGTCAAGGGCTGA